In Etheostoma spectabile isolate EspeVRDwgs_2016 chromosome 20, UIUC_Espe_1.0, whole genome shotgun sequence, the following are encoded in one genomic region:
- the rpusd2 gene encoding pseudouridylate synthase RPUSD2 isoform X2: MHSSSTMEQAAVATPTPAEVNSPVSEEKTITKEATESGKRKSDEPGEPETSGRGKRRRGAGGKKLRPGERYVPPPQKRNPGISFRQEHFDETSYYFEGGLRKVYPYYFDFKTYCKGRWIGKSLLEVFKSEFRAESIEYYQRAAKEGRIRLNETPVEDLSTVLRNNDLMKNTVHRHEPPVVGRPLEVLVDDGEVLVVDKPASIPVHPCGRFRHNTVIFILGKEQGISELHTVHRLDRLTSGVLLFARTLEASKKLDQLVRDRQLEKEYVCRVEGEFPESELICEERILVVSFKIGLCRVDPNGKECRTVFQRLSFNGKTSVVRCLPLTGRTHQIRVHLQYLGFPILNDPIYGSSAWGPHRGKGGLVGKSNEDLLQALVEEHRSQESLHMLDIPDDGIGIEQEAEKNKTSEKEDTLGGTCELNKSGESHQIDTQVMTGCGSKSETVDKVSQGCTDSNGNKTSLESRPTKSNGNQTEPATPKTQPETRDHLCSECKLVRPDPTEKELIMYLHALRYKGADFEYSTRLPDWAKEDWVEADWS; this comes from the exons ATGCAC AGCAGCTCGACCATGGAGCAGGCAGCTGTCGCCACCCCAACACCGGCCGAGGTAAACAGCCCAGTGTCGGAGGAGAAAACCATAACGAAAGAGGCGACAGAAAGTGGAAAACGAAAAAGCGACGAACCGGGCGAACCTGAGACAAGTGGCCGAGGAAAGAGGCGGAGAGGAGCGGGAGGGAAGAAGCTCCGTCCGGGCGAGAGATACGTCCCTCCTCCGCAGAAGCGGAACCCGGGTATCAGCTTCCGCCAGGAGCATTTCGATGAGACCTCTTACTACTTTGAAGGTGGCCTGCGCAAAGTGTATCCATACTACTTTGACTTCAAAACGTACTGCAAAGGTCGGTGGATCGGGAAGAGCCTTCTGGAGGTGTTCAAGAGTGAGTTCAGAGCTGAGTCCATAGAATATTACCAGAGGGCTGCCAAAGAGGGTCGCATCCGGCTGAACGAGACACCTGTGGAGGACCTGTCTACGGTACTCAGG AATAATGACCTTATGAAGAACACAGTGCACCGTCATGAGCCCCCTGTGGTTGGCAGACCCCTGGAGGTTCTGGTGGATGATGGGGAAGTGCTTGTGGTCGACAAGCCTGCCTCCATCCCGGTCCACCCCTGCGGCCGTTTCCGCCACAATACAGTGATTTTCATTCTGGGCAAAGAGCAGGGCATCTCTGAGCTCCACACAGTCCACAGACTAGACAGGCTCACCTCTGGAGTGCTACTGTTTGCCAGGACACTGGAGGCATCAAAAAAACTGGACCAGTtggtgagagacagacag CTTGAAAAGGAGTATGTGTGCAGAGTAGAGGGGGAGTTTCCAGAGAGTGAGCTCATCTGCGAGGAGCGCATCCTGGTTGTTTCCTTTAAAATCGGCCTCTGCCGAGTCGACCCAAATGGAAAGGAGTGCAGAACGGTCTTCCAGAGGCTTAGCTTTAATGGAAAAACCAGTGTGGTCCGCTGCTTACCTCTGACTGGCCGCACACACCAGATCAGGGTCCACCTCCAGTACCTGGGCTTTCCCATCCTCAATGATCCCATCTATGGTTCCTCAGCCTGGGGGCCTCACAGGGGGAAAGGGGGACTGGTGGGAAAGAGTAATGAGGACCTGCTGCAGGCTCTGGTTGAGGAACATCGCTCTCAGGAAAGTCTTCACATGCTGGATATTCCAGATGATGGGATTGGGATTGAACAAGAGgcagagaaaaacaagacatctgAGAAAGAAGATACATTGGGTGGCACCTGTGAACTTAACAAAAGTGGAGAGAGTCACCAGATTGACACACAGGTGATGACCGGTTGTGGCTCAAAGAGTGAGACGGTGGATAAGGTGAGTCAGGGCTGCACCGATTCAAACGGTAACAAAACCTCGCTTGAATCTCGACCTACCAAATCAAATGGAAATCAAACGGAACCAGCAACTCCCAAAACTCAACCAGAAACTAGAGACCACCTGTGCAGTGAATGTAAGTTAGTACGACCAGATCCCACAGAGAAGGAACTCATCATGTATCTCCACGCTTTACGCTACAAAGGAGCTGATTTTGAGTATTCCACACGCTTACCCGATTGGGCCAAAGAGGACTGGGTGGAGGCTGATTGGAGCTGA
- the rpusd2 gene encoding pseudouridylate synthase RPUSD2 isoform X1, with translation MHVSVSVRGLRKCNLLSFFCSGQTGAIARGLNQIQKHFLSVYNVNSVLNRRFHYLRCQQSSSTMEQAAVATPTPAEVNSPVSEEKTITKEATESGKRKSDEPGEPETSGRGKRRRGAGGKKLRPGERYVPPPQKRNPGISFRQEHFDETSYYFEGGLRKVYPYYFDFKTYCKGRWIGKSLLEVFKSEFRAESIEYYQRAAKEGRIRLNETPVEDLSTVLRNNDLMKNTVHRHEPPVVGRPLEVLVDDGEVLVVDKPASIPVHPCGRFRHNTVIFILGKEQGISELHTVHRLDRLTSGVLLFARTLEASKKLDQLVRDRQLEKEYVCRVEGEFPESELICEERILVVSFKIGLCRVDPNGKECRTVFQRLSFNGKTSVVRCLPLTGRTHQIRVHLQYLGFPILNDPIYGSSAWGPHRGKGGLVGKSNEDLLQALVEEHRSQESLHMLDIPDDGIGIEQEAEKNKTSEKEDTLGGTCELNKSGESHQIDTQVMTGCGSKSETVDKVSQGCTDSNGNKTSLESRPTKSNGNQTEPATPKTQPETRDHLCSECKLVRPDPTEKELIMYLHALRYKGADFEYSTRLPDWAKEDWVEADWS, from the exons ATGCACGTGAGTGTGTCGGTTAGAGGCttgagaaaatgtaatttgctgTCTTTCTTCTGTTCTGGTCAAACAGGAGCTATTGCGCGTGGACTTAATCAAATACAAAAGCACTTTCTTTCGGTTTATAACGTGAATTCTGTTCTGAATCGTCGTTTTCATTATCTTCGGTGTCAACAGAGCAGCTCGACCATGGAGCAGGCAGCTGTCGCCACCCCAACACCGGCCGAGGTAAACAGCCCAGTGTCGGAGGAGAAAACCATAACGAAAGAGGCGACAGAAAGTGGAAAACGAAAAAGCGACGAACCGGGCGAACCTGAGACAAGTGGCCGAGGAAAGAGGCGGAGAGGAGCGGGAGGGAAGAAGCTCCGTCCGGGCGAGAGATACGTCCCTCCTCCGCAGAAGCGGAACCCGGGTATCAGCTTCCGCCAGGAGCATTTCGATGAGACCTCTTACTACTTTGAAGGTGGCCTGCGCAAAGTGTATCCATACTACTTTGACTTCAAAACGTACTGCAAAGGTCGGTGGATCGGGAAGAGCCTTCTGGAGGTGTTCAAGAGTGAGTTCAGAGCTGAGTCCATAGAATATTACCAGAGGGCTGCCAAAGAGGGTCGCATCCGGCTGAACGAGACACCTGTGGAGGACCTGTCTACGGTACTCAGG AATAATGACCTTATGAAGAACACAGTGCACCGTCATGAGCCCCCTGTGGTTGGCAGACCCCTGGAGGTTCTGGTGGATGATGGGGAAGTGCTTGTGGTCGACAAGCCTGCCTCCATCCCGGTCCACCCCTGCGGCCGTTTCCGCCACAATACAGTGATTTTCATTCTGGGCAAAGAGCAGGGCATCTCTGAGCTCCACACAGTCCACAGACTAGACAGGCTCACCTCTGGAGTGCTACTGTTTGCCAGGACACTGGAGGCATCAAAAAAACTGGACCAGTtggtgagagacagacag CTTGAAAAGGAGTATGTGTGCAGAGTAGAGGGGGAGTTTCCAGAGAGTGAGCTCATCTGCGAGGAGCGCATCCTGGTTGTTTCCTTTAAAATCGGCCTCTGCCGAGTCGACCCAAATGGAAAGGAGTGCAGAACGGTCTTCCAGAGGCTTAGCTTTAATGGAAAAACCAGTGTGGTCCGCTGCTTACCTCTGACTGGCCGCACACACCAGATCAGGGTCCACCTCCAGTACCTGGGCTTTCCCATCCTCAATGATCCCATCTATGGTTCCTCAGCCTGGGGGCCTCACAGGGGGAAAGGGGGACTGGTGGGAAAGAGTAATGAGGACCTGCTGCAGGCTCTGGTTGAGGAACATCGCTCTCAGGAAAGTCTTCACATGCTGGATATTCCAGATGATGGGATTGGGATTGAACAAGAGgcagagaaaaacaagacatctgAGAAAGAAGATACATTGGGTGGCACCTGTGAACTTAACAAAAGTGGAGAGAGTCACCAGATTGACACACAGGTGATGACCGGTTGTGGCTCAAAGAGTGAGACGGTGGATAAGGTGAGTCAGGGCTGCACCGATTCAAACGGTAACAAAACCTCGCTTGAATCTCGACCTACCAAATCAAATGGAAATCAAACGGAACCAGCAACTCCCAAAACTCAACCAGAAACTAGAGACCACCTGTGCAGTGAATGTAAGTTAGTACGACCAGATCCCACAGAGAAGGAACTCATCATGTATCTCCACGCTTTACGCTACAAAGGAGCTGATTTTGAGTATTCCACACGCTTACCCGATTGGGCCAAAGAGGACTGGGTGGAGGCTGATTGGAGCTGA
- the rpusd2 gene encoding pseudouridylate synthase RPUSD2 isoform X3 encodes MEQAAVATPTPAEVNSPVSEEKTITKEATESGKRKSDEPGEPETSGRGKRRRGAGGKKLRPGERYVPPPQKRNPGISFRQEHFDETSYYFEGGLRKVYPYYFDFKTYCKGRWIGKSLLEVFKSEFRAESIEYYQRAAKEGRIRLNETPVEDLSTVLRNNDLMKNTVHRHEPPVVGRPLEVLVDDGEVLVVDKPASIPVHPCGRFRHNTVIFILGKEQGISELHTVHRLDRLTSGVLLFARTLEASKKLDQLVRDRQLEKEYVCRVEGEFPESELICEERILVVSFKIGLCRVDPNGKECRTVFQRLSFNGKTSVVRCLPLTGRTHQIRVHLQYLGFPILNDPIYGSSAWGPHRGKGGLVGKSNEDLLQALVEEHRSQESLHMLDIPDDGIGIEQEAEKNKTSEKEDTLGGTCELNKSGESHQIDTQVMTGCGSKSETVDKVSQGCTDSNGNKTSLESRPTKSNGNQTEPATPKTQPETRDHLCSECKLVRPDPTEKELIMYLHALRYKGADFEYSTRLPDWAKEDWVEADWS; translated from the exons ATGGAGCAGGCAGCTGTCGCCACCCCAACACCGGCCGAGGTAAACAGCCCAGTGTCGGAGGAGAAAACCATAACGAAAGAGGCGACAGAAAGTGGAAAACGAAAAAGCGACGAACCGGGCGAACCTGAGACAAGTGGCCGAGGAAAGAGGCGGAGAGGAGCGGGAGGGAAGAAGCTCCGTCCGGGCGAGAGATACGTCCCTCCTCCGCAGAAGCGGAACCCGGGTATCAGCTTCCGCCAGGAGCATTTCGATGAGACCTCTTACTACTTTGAAGGTGGCCTGCGCAAAGTGTATCCATACTACTTTGACTTCAAAACGTACTGCAAAGGTCGGTGGATCGGGAAGAGCCTTCTGGAGGTGTTCAAGAGTGAGTTCAGAGCTGAGTCCATAGAATATTACCAGAGGGCTGCCAAAGAGGGTCGCATCCGGCTGAACGAGACACCTGTGGAGGACCTGTCTACGGTACTCAGG AATAATGACCTTATGAAGAACACAGTGCACCGTCATGAGCCCCCTGTGGTTGGCAGACCCCTGGAGGTTCTGGTGGATGATGGGGAAGTGCTTGTGGTCGACAAGCCTGCCTCCATCCCGGTCCACCCCTGCGGCCGTTTCCGCCACAATACAGTGATTTTCATTCTGGGCAAAGAGCAGGGCATCTCTGAGCTCCACACAGTCCACAGACTAGACAGGCTCACCTCTGGAGTGCTACTGTTTGCCAGGACACTGGAGGCATCAAAAAAACTGGACCAGTtggtgagagacagacag CTTGAAAAGGAGTATGTGTGCAGAGTAGAGGGGGAGTTTCCAGAGAGTGAGCTCATCTGCGAGGAGCGCATCCTGGTTGTTTCCTTTAAAATCGGCCTCTGCCGAGTCGACCCAAATGGAAAGGAGTGCAGAACGGTCTTCCAGAGGCTTAGCTTTAATGGAAAAACCAGTGTGGTCCGCTGCTTACCTCTGACTGGCCGCACACACCAGATCAGGGTCCACCTCCAGTACCTGGGCTTTCCCATCCTCAATGATCCCATCTATGGTTCCTCAGCCTGGGGGCCTCACAGGGGGAAAGGGGGACTGGTGGGAAAGAGTAATGAGGACCTGCTGCAGGCTCTGGTTGAGGAACATCGCTCTCAGGAAAGTCTTCACATGCTGGATATTCCAGATGATGGGATTGGGATTGAACAAGAGgcagagaaaaacaagacatctgAGAAAGAAGATACATTGGGTGGCACCTGTGAACTTAACAAAAGTGGAGAGAGTCACCAGATTGACACACAGGTGATGACCGGTTGTGGCTCAAAGAGTGAGACGGTGGATAAGGTGAGTCAGGGCTGCACCGATTCAAACGGTAACAAAACCTCGCTTGAATCTCGACCTACCAAATCAAATGGAAATCAAACGGAACCAGCAACTCCCAAAACTCAACCAGAAACTAGAGACCACCTGTGCAGTGAATGTAAGTTAGTACGACCAGATCCCACAGAGAAGGAACTCATCATGTATCTCCACGCTTTACGCTACAAAGGAGCTGATTTTGAGTATTCCACACGCTTACCCGATTGGGCCAAAGAGGACTGGGTGGAGGCTGATTGGAGCTGA
- the disp2 gene encoding protein dispatched homolog 2, whose amino-acid sequence MEACSIIGESTDAIVMDESPTDEMEIQEAYQSEIPAVSLCPPDSECSAEAQLTVIQSEGELCDSCSSLGRPSSSCQLYHQVPQGLQAGAYDSPQSQKCPHCSHYGPIKPKTCRDCHSNTTGPHAKGCVAVKGGHTRSSAHQTSRHGDVRCHWLRGSNESRTQKPTQRHVVTVRDGGLYCILRNYSQVIVDYPLAVLVCCAVLLLGCSLAGLFIGPLPDFSDPLLGFEPRGTYIGDRQSSLSVLQENTGPGRKLSPLPQQLSKSFGGAVSGDGSGSQDTSKLRIKRMLARDSSPDTFLCDAPGERSAQLVFRSENSASLWSLKAVHAMCEMEQSRIRSQAQFQDLCQQHVRGEAEGTSRGGCCPSWSLGNYLAVLTNASCCLSLTSHQVSESLKLLRKCAPYYHEGHLVEACVKKPKHGGCSSVPSRCKQSPVVFQILHFLVDKDFLGPQTVQYQIPTLKYSLLFLPIDKGEHMMEMYMNSLEGRDLTFNNTTITGMDFGIKQRLFKYYLARDSIYPVLAVVSLLFTMALYLHSLFIVALSVIAITGSLLTSYFIYKVAFHLTFFPLVNLSAALILLGSCSNQVFIFADFWNLQLSQNPSASLEKRVNRALQEVGYLILASGLTSSAAFFSGYFSSITAIRCFSVYLGTASFISSILALVWLPCSFILRERYTEASCASEAVQGWKPCCSKNAGGFWDTSSRKRCLFTLGQKLRELKRGLSDTSNLLFLKILPCGVVKFRYIWVCWFAVLAGGGIYMSCVDPGMKLPTLDSRIAQLFRSSHPFERYDAEYCHMFMFERQRNGEDKPVTMRLVWGVKPTDNGDHFNPKSNGSLVLDPGFNMSRPDAQVWLRDLCGRVQNQSFYSPPSPEDKEDMTENICLVEQLIQWVSVRRCSEIDDSLHFCCNDIPFPYTPSIFENCLSMMLVERYAEGHLAHSGGLYFQPDGRVAALVLAFKTTYLHSFNYSRANLFYREILTWFNREISGAPQGLENGWFVSHLSLFDLQQALSSETLVVAGFSIAHTFALLLLTTWNIPLSIYGTVAVGGSVFVTIGLLVLLEWQLSGIEALFISSAAGLSVDFIANYCISYSLAPHSDKIGKVAHSTKRMGCPVAIVSGAFFSMGIIMLPATVLLFRKLGIFLFLVKCVACGFATFFFQSLCCFFGPHKNCGKITLPCVSDRNDGVLPSCSAAEPDSSAANGAFSRSRVRRSYDKEVGGYLYPDQQRQQRQKPTGAGGGGGRGPEQYELQPLAYRLSDSFENSTCTSKLSNRPSVLSDEIEYSRKDMSRNSMDGDSAEMCIHQHTTCQPPPALQTSSPYKENTLRPVGVSQENIAKDKLLCKTCRGQSGGVKHWSNTSFSSSSSMEDTIISHTLETTDQPSLCKADQTTEESLHHHHHSNTGHLSSQSQSFCECLEGSNETCLSDIEQGPSNMQQNGEELQLQPGHLNGKRDTLRLSLKETVYETSNKGRTSQSEEVVILPNSKPDLPDVWIKRDGQREDTC is encoded by the exons ATGGAGGCTTGCTCGATAATAGGAGAAAGCACGGATGCGATAGTGATGGATGAATCCCCTACGGATGAAATGGAAATTCAGGAGGCTTACCAaag CGAGATCCCGGCAGTGTCTCTGTGCCCTCCTGACAGCGAGTGCTCAGCTGAAGCCCAGTTGACAGTCATCCAGTCTGAAGGGGAGCTGTGTGACAGCTGCAGCAGCCTTGGCAGACCCTCTTCCTCCTGCCAGCTTTACCACCAA gtCCCCCAGGGTCTTCAAGCTGGGGCCTATGATTCGCCACAGAGCCAAAAATGTCCCCACTGCAGCCATTACGGTCCAATTAAACCAAAGACATGCCGCGACTGTCATTCAAACACAACCGGTCCTCATGCTAAAGGATGTGTGGCAGTGAAAGGGGGACACACTCGTAGTTCTGCCCATCAGACGTCTCGCCACGGTGACGTGAGATGTCATTGGCTGCGTGGGTCAAATGAAAGCCGAACACAGAAACCCACGCAGCGACATGTGGTGACAGTAAG GGACGGAGGACTATACTGCATCCTCAGAAA TTATTCCCAGGTGATAGTGGACTACCCGTTAgcagtgttggtgtgttgtgccGTGCTGCTGCTGGGATGCTCACTGGCCGGACTCTTCATTGGTCCACTGCCAGACTTCTCTGACCCGCTGCTA GGCTTTGAGCCACGGGGAACGTACATCGGAGATCGCCAGTCAAGCTTGTCTGTGCTGCAGGAGAACACTGGTCCGGGGAGAAAACTGTCTCCTTTACCACAGCAGCTCAGTAAAAG TTTTGGGGGTGCTGTCAGTGGAGACGGCAGTGGCAGCCAGGACACCTCCAAGCTTCGCATCAAGAGGATGCTGGCCAGAGACTCATCTCCAGACACGTTCCTCTGTGATGCTCCAG GCGAGCGTTCGGCTCAGCTTGTGTTTCGATCAGAAAACTCAGCCAGTCTGTGGAGTCTGAAGGCCGTCCACGCCATGTGTGAGATGGAGCAATCCCGG ATTCGCTCCCAGGCTCAGTTCCAGGACTTGTGCCAGCAGCATGTGAGGGGAGAGGCAGAGGGAACGTCCAGAGGCGGCTGTTGTCCGAGCTGGTCTCTGGGGAATTACTTGGCAGTGCTCACTAACGCCTCCTGCTGCCTCAGCCTCACCTCGCACCAG GTGTCTGAGTCCCTGAAACTTCTCCGGAAATGTGCTCCATATTATCACGAAGGACATCTGGTGGAAGCATGTGTCAAGAAACCCAAACATGGCGGCTGCTCCTCTGTGCCGTCCCGCTGTAAACAATCCCCTGTGGTGTTCCAAATCCTGCACTTTTTGGTTGATAAAGACTTTCTCGGCCCGCAGACTGTCCAATACCAAATCCCTACACTGAAGTACAGCCTTCTGTTCTTACCCATCGACAAAGGAGAACACATGATGGAGATGTATATGAACAGTCTTGAGGGCAGGGATCTGACGTTCAACAACACCACGATCACTGGCATGGACTTTGGCATCAAGCAGAGGCTTTTCAAGTATTACCTGGCAAGAGATTCAATCTACCCCGTGCTAGCTGTTGTGTCTCTTCTTTTCACTATGGCTCTTTATCTCCACTCTCTCTTTATAGTAGCGTTATCTGTAATAGCAATCACAGGCTCCCTCCTGACCTCCTATTTCATCTATAAAGTAGCATTTCACCTAACATTCTTTCCCCTGGTTAACCTCTCTGCAGCTCTTATTCTCTTGGGAAGCTGCTCCAATCAGGTTTTCATCTTTGCTGATTTCTGGAATCTGCAGCTATCCCAGAACCCCTCAGCATCCCTGGAGAAGAGAGTAAACAGAGCTTTGCAGGAAGTCGGCTATTTGATTCTAGCGTCGGGGTTGACCTCCAGCGCAGCATTTTTCTCTGGTTATTTCAGCAGCATCACAGCAATCAGATGTTTCTCTGTTTATTTGGGAACTGCCTCGTTTATAAGCTCAATCTTGGCGTTGGTTTGGCTACCGTGCTCTTTCATTCTGCGCGAGCGCTACACAGAAGCGTCCTGTGCATCTGAAGCAGTGCAGGGATGGAAACCGTGCTGCTCCAAAAATGCTGGAGGGTTCTGGGATACGAGCTCACGCAAGAGATGCCTTTTTACTCTCGGGCAAAAGCTGAGAGAATTAAAAAGAGGTCTCAGTGACACTTCCAATTTGTTATTTCTGAAAATCCTGCCTTGTGGAGTGGTGAAGTTCAGGTACATCTGGGTGTGCTGGTTTGCAGTGCTGGCTGGTGGGGGCATATACATGTCCTGCGTTGACCCAGGCATGAAACTGCCCACCTTAGACAGCAGGATTGCCCAGCTTTTCCGCTCCAGTCACCCGTTTGAAAGATACGACGCAGAGTATTGTCACATGTTTATgtttgagagacagagaaatggaGAGGATAAACCGGTTACAATGAGGCTTGTTTGGGGTGTCAAACCAACTGATAATGGGGATCACTTTAACCCAAAAAGCAATGGCTCTTTGGTTCTTGACCCAGGCTTTAACATGAGCCGGCCAGACGCTCAGGTTTGGTTGAGGGACTTATGTGGACGGGTTCAAAACCAAAGTTTTTATTCCCCTCCTTCGCCAGAGGATAAAGaggatatgacagaaaatatcTGTCTTGTGGAGCAGCTAATACAGTGGGTCTCTGTCAGACGGTGCTCAGAGATTGATGACTCCCTccatttttgttgcaatgaCATCCCTTTCCCCTATACGCCCAGCATTTTTGAGAACTGCCTCAGTATGATGCTGGTGGAGAGGTATGCTGAGGGCCATCTGGCCCACAGCGGAGGCTTGTACTTCCAGCCAGATGGCAGGGTCGCTGCCCTCGTGTTGGCGTTCAAAACCACATACCTCCACAGCTTCAACTACAGCAGAGCCAATCTTTTCTACAGAGAAATACTCACATGGTTTAACAGAGAAATATCAGGAGCACCACAAGGTCTGGAGAATGGCTGGTTCGTCAGTCATCTGTCTCTTTTTGATCTACAACAGGCTTTAAGTTCTGAGACTCTAGTAGTAGCAGGCTTCTCAATAGCTCACACGTTTGCTTTACTTCTTTTAACCACCTGGAATATTCCACTGAGCATTTATGGGACTGTAGCTGTAGGAggaagtgtttttgtcactattGGGCTCCTTGTTCTTCTTGAATGGCAGCTTAGTGGAATCGAGGCCCTGTTTATATCATCAGCTGCAGGGCTGTCTGTTGACTTTATTGCCAACTACTGCATTTCTTACAGCTTGGCTCCTCATTCAGACAAAATTGGGAAAGTAGCACACTCCACTAAAAGGATGGGATGTCCTGTAGCAATAGtttctggtgcatttttctcCATGGGGATCATCATGTTGCCTGCCACAGTCTTGCTGTTCAGAAAACTGGGGATTTTCCTCTTTTTGGTGAAATGTGTAGCGTGTGGATTTGCAACCTtctttttccagtctttatgctgcTTTTTTGGACCCCATAAAAACTGCGGAAAGATCACGCTGCCATGTGTTTCAGATCGCAATGATGGCGTGCTGCCCTCTTGCTCGGCAGCAGAGCCCGATTCCTCGGCTGCTAACGGGGCATTTAGCAGATCTAGAGTGAGGAGGAGTTATGACAAAGAAGTGGGTGGCTATCTTTACCCTGACCAACAACGTCAGCAGAGACAGAAACCAACTGGAGCTGGGGGAGGTGGTGGTCGAGGGCCGGAGCAGTATGAGCTGCAGCCATTGGCCTATCGACTGAGCGACAGCTTTGAAAACAGCACCTGCACAAGTAAGCTGTCCAACCGGCCGTCTGTGCTCTCTGATGAGATTGAGTACAGCAGGAAAGACATGAGCAGAAATAGCATGGATGGGGACAGTGCGGAGATGTGCATTCATCAACATACGACCTGCCAACCACCTCCAGCTCTCCAGACTTCATCTCCATACAAAGAAAACACCCTGCGACCTGTAGGCGTGTCACAAGAAAACATAGCAAAGGACAAGCTGCTGTGTAAAACATGCAGAGGTCAGTCTGGAGGGGTGAAGCACTGGAGCAACACATCCTTTTCCTCATCTTCCAGCATGGAGGACACCATCATCAGCCACACACTGGAGACCACTGACCAGCCATCTCTCTGCAAAGCAGACCAAACCACAGAGGAGAGCCTGCATCACCATCACCACTCCAACACAGGGCACCTCTCCTCCCAGTCTCAGAGCTTCTGCGAGTGTCTGGAGGGCTCTAATGAAACATGTCTGAGTGACATTGAACAAGGACCTTCTAATATGCAGCAAAATGGAGAAGAGCTTCAGTTACAACCAGGACATCTGAACGGGAAGAGAGACACACTTCGTCTTTCACTGAAAGAGACCGTTTATGAGACTTCTAACAAGGGCCGCACCAGTCAGAGTGAAGAAGTTGTCATCTTACCCAACAGTAAGCCAGACCTGCCAGACGTTTGGATAAAGAGAGACGGACAACGGGAGGATACATGTTGA